The following proteins come from a genomic window of Halomarina ordinaria:
- a CDS encoding sulfatase-like hydrolase/transferase encodes MRRQPTVVVLVGDCLRAADATDALLPFAHDLADVRFERCYAPSTWTLPAHASLYAGRTPAEHGVTRRGDALTDATLPERARQGGYTTALFSENPTFSTHYGFDRGIDYVDDFVDSKLVRSDFAMENHVREPSLRDGLRLLRDVARSSAPAKNLLNALYGPLAYASLGSSTEYPHHGDRVLSHLGSFLREREGDGSPSLSLVNLLDPHNPHHAPPDAGAMLTGLSLPDDERRALGAANDNKRYLLERGDDLPRAARSHFDSWEAVLARRHDVYRAQVRGTDRFVEAWAAANETAVEEALVVVTGDHGQLFGAEGMVGHHTSLHPHGVQVPLLVSFPDSWAASEASVSEPVGWLGLSAALCGVVSGEVDSGEAFVERVREASRTAAGVPILADGPTWNVSELRPRFDDDLVDRLCVRKVGFVEGDRQVVYSSPWESEAVERTEYRLADGTREEVESAAVGTPSVPFADWLVERQRDDGEAVVSDRLKQLGYL; translated from the coding sequence GTGAGACGACAACCGACCGTGGTCGTCCTCGTCGGCGACTGTCTCCGGGCGGCGGACGCGACGGACGCCCTCCTGCCGTTCGCCCACGACCTGGCGGACGTGCGGTTCGAGCGCTGCTACGCCCCGAGCACCTGGACGCTCCCCGCCCACGCCTCGCTGTACGCGGGGAGGACGCCCGCCGAGCACGGCGTCACGCGCCGCGGGGACGCGCTGACGGACGCGACGCTCCCCGAACGCGCCCGCCAGGGGGGCTACACGACCGCGCTGTTCAGCGAGAACCCGACGTTCAGCACCCACTACGGCTTCGACCGCGGTATCGACTACGTCGACGACTTCGTCGACTCGAAGCTCGTCCGGAGCGACTTCGCCATGGAGAACCACGTGCGCGAACCGTCGCTCCGGGACGGGCTTCGACTGCTGCGCGACGTCGCCCGGAGTTCGGCCCCCGCGAAGAACCTCCTGAACGCGCTGTACGGCCCCCTCGCGTACGCCTCCCTCGGCTCGTCCACCGAGTACCCCCACCACGGCGACCGCGTCCTCTCGCACCTCGGGTCGTTCCTCCGCGAGCGAGAGGGGGACGGGAGTCCCTCGCTCTCGCTCGTCAACCTGCTCGACCCGCACAACCCCCACCACGCACCCCCGGACGCGGGGGCGATGCTGACGGGCCTCTCGCTTCCCGACGACGAGCGACGGGCGCTCGGCGCCGCGAACGACAACAAGCGCTACCTGCTGGAGCGCGGGGACGACCTGCCGCGGGCGGCGCGGAGCCACTTCGACTCGTGGGAGGCGGTCCTCGCACGCAGACACGACGTCTACCGGGCGCAGGTGCGCGGGACGGACCGGTTCGTCGAGGCGTGGGCCGCCGCGAACGAGACGGCCGTCGAGGAGGCGCTCGTCGTGGTGACGGGCGACCACGGCCAGCTGTTCGGCGCGGAGGGGATGGTCGGCCACCACACCTCGCTGCACCCCCACGGCGTCCAGGTCCCGCTGCTCGTCTCGTTCCCCGACTCGTGGGCGGCGAGCGAGGCGAGTGTGTCGGAACCGGTCGGCTGGCTCGGCCTCTCGGCGGCGCTGTGCGGCGTCGTGAGCGGCGAGGTGGACTCGGGCGAGGCGTTCGTCGAACGGGTGCGCGAGGCGAGTCGGACCGCGGCGGGCGTTCCAATCCTGGCGGACGGCCCGACGTGGAACGTCTCCGAGTTGCGACCGCGCTTCGACGACGACCTGGTCGACCGCCTCTGCGTCCGGAAGGTGGGCTTCGTCGAGGGCGACCGCCAGGTGGTCTACAGCTCCCCGTGGGAGAGCGAGGCGGTCGAGCGCACCGAGTACCGGCTCGCGGACGGGACGCGCGAGGAAGTCGAGTCCGCCGCGGTGGGGACGCCGTCGGTGCCGTTCGCCGACTGGCTGGTCGAGCGCCAGCGCGACGACGGCGAGGCGGTCGTCTCCGACCGGCTGAAACAGCTGGGCTACCTCTGA
- a CDS encoding O-antigen ligase family protein encodes MRLTPRRSREGAGGRWRTRLERVLLVALAVAYPFHFSYQGPTGGVNVSYGDAVVALVGVLFLLGAVGRFRVFRYAWAVAAFVGVAVVSVLVNGLVPPVAETFSWTPAVAEVLKLLGAVAWMVAIYALCVTDPARRFRDFSLVSVALAVVFGAWSVSMVLAGAVRHTGPFTMPNVYANYLLLNVFLACYLVGYYGVTGRSPRARWPRARRWGATLALWTVVPFLAGAMVATGSRGAAIGLAVGGVALAVTALRWLPEVRPWFAGLNAAVFGAYAVGGVYAFMRYQPRVFDRFVRVLDGDARNLDSRLENWAIAWDAFTANPLLGLGYGQYPAHMAEVVGGGGIGAHNTYLTVAAETGIVGLVVLLVLVGLLAVDGLTLVFRERAFVAVPVFAFVAAAFGQGLVADVNTFRALWIGVGALGAFYYASVDRPLDPLSSVFRRWVAVGDPESVVGRKFRSRVDTSGPSQ; translated from the coding sequence ATGAGACTCACCCCGAGGCGGAGCCGCGAGGGCGCCGGCGGGCGCTGGCGGACCCGCCTGGAACGAGTCCTCCTCGTCGCGCTCGCCGTCGCGTACCCCTTCCACTTCAGCTACCAGGGGCCCACCGGCGGCGTGAACGTCAGCTACGGCGACGCCGTCGTCGCCCTGGTGGGGGTGCTGTTCCTCCTCGGCGCCGTCGGTCGCTTCCGCGTCTTCAGATACGCGTGGGCCGTCGCCGCCTTCGTCGGCGTCGCCGTCGTCTCCGTGCTCGTCAACGGCCTCGTCCCGCCCGTCGCCGAGACGTTCTCGTGGACGCCCGCCGTCGCCGAGGTACTGAAACTGCTCGGTGCCGTGGCGTGGATGGTCGCCATCTACGCCCTCTGCGTGACCGACCCGGCGCGGCGGTTCAGGGACTTCTCGCTCGTCTCGGTCGCGCTGGCGGTCGTCTTCGGCGCGTGGAGCGTCTCGATGGTCCTCGCGGGCGCAGTGCGCCACACGGGGCCGTTCACGATGCCGAACGTCTACGCCAACTACCTCCTGCTCAACGTCTTCCTCGCGTGCTACCTCGTCGGCTACTACGGCGTCACCGGGCGGTCGCCGCGGGCGCGCTGGCCGCGCGCCCGGCGCTGGGGGGCGACGCTCGCGCTGTGGACGGTCGTCCCGTTCCTCGCGGGCGCGATGGTCGCCACCGGCTCGCGAGGGGCCGCCATCGGCCTCGCGGTGGGCGGCGTCGCCCTCGCCGTCACCGCCCTCCGGTGGCTCCCCGAGGTGCGCCCCTGGTTCGCGGGGCTCAACGCCGCCGTCTTCGGCGCGTACGCCGTCGGCGGGGTCTACGCCTTCATGCGCTACCAGCCGCGGGTCTTCGACCGCTTCGTGCGCGTGCTCGACGGCGACGCGCGCAACCTCGACAGCCGACTGGAGAACTGGGCCATCGCGTGGGACGCCTTCACCGCGAACCCGCTCCTGGGACTGGGCTACGGCCAGTACCCCGCCCACATGGCCGAGGTCGTCGGCGGGGGCGGCATCGGCGCGCACAACACCTACCTCACCGTCGCGGCGGAGACGGGCATCGTGGGACTGGTCGTGTTGTTAGTGCTGGTGGGGTTGCTGGCGGTCGACGGACTGACGCTCGTCTTCCGGGAGCGCGCGTTCGTCGCCGTCCCCGTCTTCGCCTTCGTCGCGGCCGCGTTCGGCCAGGGCCTCGTCGCCGACGTGAACACCTTCCGCGCGCTCTGGATCGGCGTCGGCGCGCTCGGGGCGTTCTACTACGCGAGCGTCGACCGACCGCTGGATCCGCTTTCTAGCGTGTTTCGACGGTGGGTGGCGGTGGGAGACCCGGAGAGTGTGGTGGGGCGGAAGTTCAGGTCGAGAGTAGACACGTCTGGTCCGTCACAGTGA
- a CDS encoding glycosyltransferase family 4 protein, producing the protein MNDNPHICFISPWLYRYIEQEDGKASGGAERQQHLIASELRERGYDVSVIVGDFGQPERYEVDGFDLWKGCPTDVAGPREMLNRVYQLRKTMKAVDADVYYVRGGPRLHFVTLLLAKSLGKDRLFCIANDSDVDPEYLERRYGRAFTKLYLRSIGETEYLVAQTERQRARIREQVGVDPTVIPNGYDLPPRSELLEQDDREYVLWIGTSDRDKKKPLRLLELADSLPEEEFVMVCQQESSDAFYAELAGIVEDRPNMEFVPGVAPDAIHDYYREASLLVNTSDYEGFPNTFLEAWRYAVPVVSQRFSLDVFEEGIGIESGSMKRLVEDVGRLQRDVDERREMGERARAYVEEHYQLEAVVDRYEEVLNGTRERGKSKSVVSSSD; encoded by the coding sequence ATGAACGATAATCCACACATCTGTTTCATCTCGCCGTGGCTCTACAGATACATCGAACAGGAGGACGGGAAGGCGTCGGGCGGGGCGGAGCGCCAGCAACACCTCATCGCGAGCGAACTCCGGGAGCGAGGGTACGACGTCTCCGTCATCGTCGGGGACTTCGGCCAGCCAGAGAGGTACGAGGTCGACGGGTTCGACCTCTGGAAGGGCTGTCCGACGGACGTGGCCGGGCCGCGCGAGATGCTGAACCGGGTGTACCAGCTCCGTAAGACGATGAAGGCCGTCGACGCGGACGTCTACTACGTTCGGGGCGGGCCGCGCCTCCACTTCGTCACGCTCCTGCTCGCCAAGTCGCTCGGGAAGGACCGGCTGTTCTGCATCGCGAACGACTCCGACGTCGATCCCGAGTACCTCGAACGACGCTACGGGAGAGCGTTCACGAAGCTCTACCTCCGGAGCATCGGGGAGACGGAGTACCTCGTCGCCCAGACCGAGCGCCAGCGAGCGCGGATTCGAGAACAGGTCGGCGTCGACCCGACCGTGATTCCCAACGGCTACGACCTCCCGCCGCGCTCGGAGCTACTGGAGCAGGACGACCGCGAGTACGTCCTCTGGATCGGGACGAGCGACCGGGACAAGAAGAAACCGCTGCGTCTCCTCGAATTGGCCGACTCCCTTCCCGAGGAGGAGTTCGTGATGGTCTGCCAGCAGGAGAGCAGCGACGCGTTCTACGCCGAGCTGGCGGGGATAGTCGAGGACCGGCCCAACATGGAGTTCGTTCCCGGCGTGGCTCCCGACGCCATCCACGACTACTACCGCGAGGCGAGCCTGCTCGTCAACACCTCCGACTACGAGGGGTTCCCGAACACGTTCCTCGAAGCGTGGCGCTACGCCGTGCCCGTCGTCTCACAGCGGTTCAGTCTCGACGTCTTCGAGGAGGGTATCGGCATCGAGTCCGGGTCGATGAAGCGACTGGTCGAGGACGTCGGTCGGTTGCAGCGAGACGTGGACGAACGACGCGAGATGGGCGAGCGAGCGCGGGCGTACGTCGAGGAACATTACCAGTTGGAGGCGGTCGTAGACCGGTACGAGGAGGTGTTGAACGGAACCCGGGAGAGAGGAAAGTCGAAGTCAGTCGTCTCGTCGTCCGACTGA
- a CDS encoding sulfatase-like hydrolase/transferase has translation MTNIALVVLDTLRKDTFDEYFDWVPGRRYENAWSTSHYTVPAHASLFTGKYPSEIGVHAKHETLDCDSPTLAEQLSDAGYRTRALSANLLASPLNDFDRGFDEFVPTGNASGTDDDIFNWRDAIENASNAGLLRDIEVLSKCLLSDSKTLRSLKYGWKIKTDSVHSAEDSLSKIERMEFGSDEFLYVNLMDVHTPYKPPREYQTVPYEGVSIEQWAESGERNPNERLKTAYNDCARYLSDKYREIFHELEEHFDYIITVSDHGELFGEHGVGQHIWGVFPELTHVPVCISGSHRENVSSDRPTSLLDVYQTILDLAQTEKDARGESLLDSPSSNNYISECHGLRISWLNKLQEAGVERERIEKLEQTVRGVVFKRGSYVYEQAEGDLVHAGGDDADTALSEFEEIVSGLDEISVEAGEQRAYTTEVQSQLEDLGYL, from the coding sequence ATGACGAATATCGCGCTGGTCGTGCTCGACACGCTCAGAAAAGACACGTTCGACGAGTACTTCGACTGGGTACCAGGGCGTAGATACGAGAACGCGTGGTCGACGAGCCATTATACCGTCCCAGCGCACGCGTCGCTGTTCACGGGGAAGTATCCGAGCGAGATCGGAGTCCACGCAAAACACGAAACGCTCGATTGTGACTCGCCGACTCTCGCAGAACAACTCAGTGACGCGGGCTACCGGACCCGTGCCCTCAGCGCCAATCTGCTGGCGTCACCGCTGAACGACTTCGACCGGGGGTTCGACGAGTTCGTTCCAACCGGGAACGCGTCAGGTACTGACGACGACATCTTCAACTGGAGAGACGCGATCGAGAACGCGTCGAATGCAGGCCTACTGAGGGACATCGAAGTCCTTTCTAAGTGCCTACTGAGCGACTCGAAAACGCTGCGGTCGCTCAAATACGGATGGAAAATAAAGACGGATTCCGTCCACAGTGCCGAGGATTCACTCTCGAAAATCGAGCGCATGGAGTTCGGTTCGGACGAGTTCCTCTACGTGAATCTGATGGACGTCCATACACCATACAAGCCCCCGAGGGAGTATCAGACGGTACCGTACGAGGGGGTAAGTATTGAACAATGGGCGGAGTCCGGAGAGCGAAATCCGAACGAGAGGCTAAAAACCGCGTACAACGATTGCGCGCGATATCTGTCGGACAAGTACAGAGAGATCTTCCACGAGCTCGAGGAGCACTTCGATTACATAATCACAGTATCCGACCACGGCGAGCTATTTGGCGAGCACGGCGTCGGACAACACATCTGGGGCGTGTTCCCAGAACTCACACACGTACCGGTCTGTATCAGTGGCTCTCATCGAGAGAACGTGTCGTCTGACCGTCCGACCAGTCTTTTAGACGTGTACCAGACGATATTGGACCTTGCACAGACCGAAAAAGATGCCAGAGGAGAAAGTTTACTTGACTCACCCAGTTCAAACAATTATATCTCTGAGTGCCATGGTCTGAGAATTTCATGGTTGAATAAGTTACAAGAAGCCGGCGTCGAAAGAGAGAGAATAGAGAAATTAGAACAAACAGTACGAGGTGTCGTATTCAAACGCGGTTCGTACGTCTACGAGCAAGCCGAAGGTGATCTAGTTCACGCGGGAGGAGACGATGCAGACACCGCGTTATCGGAGTTCGAGGAGATCGTGAGTGGACTCGACGAGATCTCCGTGGAGGCGGGAGAGCAGCGAGCCTACACAACCGAGGTCCAGTCACAACTGGAAGACCTCGGTTACCTGTAG